A single window of Maribacter algicola DNA harbors:
- a CDS encoding DinB family protein: MTQSELILLNFTEIRRRSIKLWKGLPERYYDWKPDEKAMTAIEMVRHVLEADYGWNKIINNRGMADYQTPWKNRPFISVADELEFAQPHRNTFLESVRQFTDRELNETEIIHPGNGNKKILGNYLLRIGYHESVHAGQFLSYLRAMKINRPEIWD; this comes from the coding sequence TTAGGAGAAGAAGCATAAAACTTTGGAAGGGACTTCCGGAGCGCTATTATGATTGGAAACCAGACGAGAAAGCCATGACGGCCATAGAAATGGTAAGGCATGTCTTGGAAGCCGATTATGGTTGGAATAAAATCATTAACAATAGGGGTATGGCAGATTATCAAACACCTTGGAAAAACCGACCCTTTATTAGCGTTGCTGACGAACTTGAATTTGCCCAACCCCATAGAAATACCTTTTTGGAAAGCGTGCGCCAATTTACAGACAGGGAATTGAACGAAACGGAAATCATTCACCCCGGCAATGGAAACAAAAAAATCCTTGGGAACTATTTATTACGGATTGGATACCATGAATCGGTCCACGCAGGACAATTCCTTTCGTATTTGAGGGCAATGAAAATTAATCGCCCAGAAATATGGGACTGA